The Mycolicibacterium fluoranthenivorans genome has a window encoding:
- the lysX gene encoding bifunctional lysylphosphatidylglycerol synthetase/lysine--tRNA ligase LysX has translation MTSTIARQPSRTGRRSRFTWVPAVAGWIVGIIATLSLLASVSPLVRLLIRVPREFVNDYIFNFPDTSFAWAVVLALLAAALAARKRIAWWILVLYMVAAVGWNLGDLASGEESVAEELGEIVGLVFHLAAIGALVLARPQFWAKVRRGALLKAAATLVAGMAVGTLVGWGLLEFFPGSLAQADRPWYALNRVSAFAGADADAFTGHPHGLVNALLGLFGAVALVVAAIVLFASQRATNALTGEDESAIRGLLELFGKNDSLGYFATRRDKSVVFAPNGRAAITYRVEVGVCLASGDPVGDPRAWPAAIEAWLHLCQTYGWAPGVMGASASGAQAFREAGLNALELGDEAILYPDGFKLSGPDMKPVRQAVTRARRAGLTVRIRRHRDLSVEEMAQVIKRADQWRDTETERGFSMALGRLGDPADNDCLLVEAVSADGEVVALLSLVPWGSNGVSLDVMRRSPQSPNGTIELMVSELCLQAEDLGISRISLNFAMFRSAFEQGAQLGAGPIARLWRALLVFFSRWWQLETLYRSNMKYQPEWVPRFACYEDARLIPRVGVASVIAEGFLVLPFSRRKPHTGEHIAAPKQLLDSGLLHQDGTTPDVNELRADLPAAEDEHRLPDQVRVRMAKLKTLRDHGVDAYPVGQPPSHTVAAALEITDPAATVTVAGRILRIRDYGGVLFAVLRDWSGEVQLLLDGTQLTQNGLDFDASIDLGDLVEVTGTMGHSRNGTQSLLVTDWRLIGKCLRPLPDKWKGLTDPEARVRSRYVDLAINTDARDLITARSAILHAIRETLVGKGFLEVETPILQQIHGGANARPFQTHINAYDLDLYLRIAPELYLKKLCVGGVERVFELGRAFRNEGVDFSHNPEFTLLEAYQAHADYHVWIDGCRELIQNAAQAANGAQVVMRPGPDGRLEPVDISGEWPVKTVHGAVSEALGEQIGPDTGLPRLRELCDGAGVPYLKHWDAGAVVLELYERLVEGQTEQPTFYKDFPTSVSPLTRPHRSIAGVAERWDLVAWGVELGTAYSELTDPVEQRRRLQEQSMLAAGGDHEAMELDEDFLQAMEYAMPPTGGLGMGVDRVVMLITGRSIRETLPFPLAKPR, from the coding sequence ATGACCTCGACAATCGCCCGGCAGCCGTCGAGAACCGGCCGTCGGTCCAGATTTACGTGGGTGCCCGCCGTCGCGGGCTGGATCGTCGGCATCATCGCCACGCTGTCACTGCTCGCCAGCGTGTCGCCGCTGGTGCGATTGTTGATCCGGGTGCCGCGGGAATTCGTCAACGACTACATCTTCAACTTCCCCGACACCAGCTTCGCCTGGGCCGTCGTGCTGGCACTGCTGGCCGCCGCGCTGGCTGCCCGCAAACGGATCGCCTGGTGGATCCTGGTGCTCTACATGGTCGCCGCGGTCGGCTGGAACCTCGGCGATCTCGCCAGCGGTGAGGAGTCGGTCGCCGAAGAGCTCGGCGAGATCGTCGGCCTGGTGTTCCACCTGGCCGCCATCGGGGCACTGGTGCTGGCGCGCCCGCAGTTCTGGGCGAAGGTCCGCCGCGGGGCGCTGCTGAAAGCGGCCGCGACGCTGGTCGCCGGGATGGCCGTGGGCACCCTCGTCGGGTGGGGGCTGTTGGAGTTCTTCCCTGGTTCGCTGGCCCAGGCCGATCGCCCCTGGTACGCGCTCAACCGGGTGAGTGCGTTCGCGGGCGCGGACGCCGATGCCTTCACCGGCCACCCGCACGGCCTGGTCAATGCGCTGCTCGGTTTGTTCGGCGCGGTGGCACTGGTGGTCGCCGCGATCGTGCTGTTCGCATCCCAGCGCGCCACCAACGCATTGACCGGTGAGGACGAATCCGCGATCCGCGGGCTGCTCGAACTGTTCGGCAAGAACGACTCGCTGGGCTATTTCGCGACCCGCCGCGACAAGTCCGTGGTGTTCGCCCCCAACGGGCGGGCCGCGATCACCTATCGGGTGGAGGTGGGCGTATGCCTGGCCAGCGGCGACCCGGTCGGCGATCCGCGGGCCTGGCCGGCCGCGATCGAGGCGTGGCTGCACCTGTGCCAGACCTACGGTTGGGCGCCCGGGGTCATGGGTGCCAGCGCCTCGGGTGCCCAGGCCTTCCGGGAAGCCGGCCTGAACGCACTGGAGCTCGGCGACGAGGCGATTCTCTACCCCGACGGGTTCAAGCTGTCCGGCCCCGATATGAAACCGGTGCGCCAGGCGGTCACCCGGGCCCGCCGGGCCGGGCTGACGGTCCGGATCCGTCGCCACCGCGACCTGTCGGTCGAGGAGATGGCCCAGGTCATCAAGCGCGCCGATCAGTGGCGCGATACCGAGACCGAGCGCGGCTTCTCGATGGCGCTGGGCCGCCTCGGCGACCCGGCCGACAACGACTGCCTGCTGGTCGAGGCCGTCAGCGCCGACGGCGAGGTGGTCGCGCTGCTGTCGCTGGTCCCGTGGGGCAGCAACGGCGTCTCGTTGGACGTCATGCGCCGCTCGCCGCAGTCCCCCAACGGCACCATCGAACTGATGGTCAGCGAGCTCTGCCTGCAGGCCGAAGATCTCGGTATCAGCCGGATTTCGCTGAACTTCGCCATGTTCCGATCCGCGTTCGAACAAGGCGCCCAGCTCGGTGCCGGCCCGATCGCCCGGCTGTGGCGCGCCCTGCTGGTGTTCTTCTCCCGCTGGTGGCAGCTGGAGACGCTGTACCGCTCCAACATGAAGTACCAGCCCGAGTGGGTGCCACGGTTCGCCTGCTACGAAGATGCCCGGCTGATCCCCCGCGTCGGCGTCGCCTCGGTGATCGCCGAGGGCTTCCTGGTGCTGCCGTTCTCCCGGCGCAAGCCCCATACCGGTGAGCACATCGCCGCCCCGAAACAGCTGCTGGACAGCGGCCTCCTGCATCAGGACGGCACCACCCCGGACGTCAATGAGCTGCGCGCCGACCTGCCCGCCGCCGAGGACGAGCACCGGTTGCCCGACCAGGTGCGGGTCCGGATGGCCAAGCTGAAGACCCTGCGGGACCACGGTGTGGATGCGTACCCGGTGGGGCAACCGCCGAGCCACACCGTTGCGGCCGCGCTGGAGATCACCGACCCCGCCGCCACCGTCACCGTTGCCGGTCGCATCCTGCGGATCCGCGACTACGGCGGGGTGCTGTTCGCGGTGCTGCGGGACTGGTCGGGCGAGGTCCAGTTATTGCTCGACGGAACGCAGCTGACGCAGAACGGCCTGGACTTCGACGCATCGATCGACCTCGGCGATCTGGTCGAGGTGACCGGCACCATGGGGCACAGCCGCAACGGCACGCAGTCGCTGCTGGTCACCGACTGGCGGCTGATCGGCAAATGCCTGCGGCCGCTGCCCGACAAGTGGAAGGGCCTCACCGACCCGGAGGCCCGGGTGCGCAGCCGCTACGTCGACCTGGCGATCAACACCGACGCCCGCGACCTGATCACCGCGCGCAGCGCGATCCTGCACGCCATCCGCGAAACCCTGGTCGGCAAGGGCTTCCTGGAAGTCGAGACCCCGATCCTGCAGCAGATCCACGGCGGCGCCAACGCCCGCCCGTTCCAGACCCATATCAACGCCTACGACCTCGACCTCTACCTACGGATCGCTCCGGAGCTGTATCTCAAGAAGCTCTGCGTCGGCGGTGTCGAGCGGGTCTTCGAGTTGGGCCGCGCCTTCCGCAACGAGGGCGTGGACTTCAGCCACAACCCGGAATTCACGCTGTTGGAGGCCTACCAGGCGCATGCGGACTACCACGTCTGGATCGACGGCTGCCGGGAGCTCATCCAGAATGCGGCACAGGCAGCAAACGGCGCCCAGGTGGTGATGCGGCCCGGCCCGGACGGCCGGCTGGAGCCGGTCGACATCTCCGGTGAATGGCCGGTGAAGACGGTGCACGGCGCCGTGTCCGAGGCGCTCGGCGAACAGATCGGGCCGGACACCGGCCTGCCCCGGCTGCGCGAGTTGTGCGACGGCGCGGGCGTGCCGTATCTCAAGCACTGGGATGCGGGCGCGGTGGTGCTCGAGCTCTATGAACGTCTCGTCGAGGGCCAGACCGAGCAGCCCACCTTCTACAAGGACTTCCCCACCTCGGTTTCCCCGCTGACGCGTCCACATCGCAGCATCGCCGGCGTGGCCGAACGCTGGGATCTGGTGGCCTGGGGTGTGGAGTTGGGCACCGCCTACAGCGAGCTCACCGATCCGGTCGAGCAGCGCCGCCGACTGCAGGAACAGTCCATGTTGGCCGCCGGGGGTGACCACGAGGCCATGGAACTGGACGAGGACTTCCTGCAAGCGATGGAGTACGCCATGCCACCCACGGGCGGGCTCGGAATGGGTGTGGACCGGGTGGTCATGCTGATCACCGGGCGCAGCATCCGCGAGACGCTGCCGTTCCCGCTGGCAAAACCGCGCTGA
- a CDS encoding DUF1844 domain-containing protein — MTDDQIPPSSDASAEPSVRELAEIPAVEVITRSAVMLMSAAAEKLGLADPDPDDSPHRDLDEARRLITALAGLVTASAEYLGLHAGPLRDGLKSLQLAFREASVDPEEPGKGPGEKYTGPVW, encoded by the coding sequence ATGACGGATGATCAGATACCACCCAGCAGCGACGCCTCCGCCGAGCCGTCTGTGCGTGAGCTCGCCGAGATCCCCGCTGTCGAGGTCATCACCCGCTCCGCCGTGATGCTGATGAGCGCGGCCGCCGAGAAGCTGGGTCTGGCCGACCCGGATCCCGACGACAGCCCGCACCGCGACCTGGACGAAGCCCGCCGTCTGATCACCGCTCTCGCCGGTCTGGTGACCGCCTCCGCAGAGTATCTCGGACTGCACGCGGGCCCGTTGCGCGACGGATTGAAGAGCCTCCAGTTGGCCTTCCGGGAAGCCAGCGTGGATCCCGAAGAACCCGGCAAAGGGCCTGGCGAAAAATACACCGGCCCGGTCTGGTAG
- the infC gene encoding translation initiation factor IF-3 — protein MSTETRINERIRVPEVRLIGPGGEQVGIVRIEDALRVAVDADLDLVEVAPDAKPPVCKIMDYGKFKYETALKERESRKNQQQTVVKEQKLRPKIDDHDYQTKKGHVVRFLEAGSKVKVTIMFRGREQSRPELGYRLLQRLGADVADYGFVETSAKQDGRNMTMVLAPHRGAKTRAKAAHDADAPPAQRGNAAAAAEPPVENQEPPTT, from the coding sequence ATCAGCACTGAGACCCGCATCAACGAGCGCATCCGCGTACCTGAAGTCCGCCTGATCGGACCGGGTGGAGAGCAGGTAGGCATCGTGCGCATCGAAGATGCGCTCCGCGTCGCCGTCGACGCCGATCTCGACCTTGTCGAAGTAGCTCCTGACGCCAAACCCCCGGTTTGCAAGATCATGGACTACGGCAAGTTCAAGTATGAGACGGCACTCAAGGAGCGCGAGTCTCGCAAGAACCAGCAGCAGACCGTCGTCAAGGAACAGAAGCTGCGGCCGAAGATCGACGATCACGACTACCAGACGAAGAAGGGCCACGTGGTCCGCTTCCTGGAAGCCGGCTCCAAGGTCAAGGTCACGATCATGTTCCGCGGCCGCGAGCAGTCCCGTCCCGAACTGGGTTACCGACTGCTGCAGCGCCTGGGCGCCGACGTCGCCGACTACGGCTTCGTCGAGACCTCGGCCAAGCAGGACGGCCGCAACATGACGATGGTGCTGGCGCCGCACCGCGGCGCGAAGACTCGCGCCAAGGCGGCCCATGACGCAGATGCGCCACCTGCTCAGCGAGGCAACGCAGCCGCCGCCGCCGAGCCGCCCGTCGAGAACCAAGAACCACCGACCACCTGA
- the rpmI gene encoding 50S ribosomal protein L35, producing the protein MPKAKTHSGASKRFRKTGTGKIVRQKAGKRHLLEHKASKRTRRLDGRAVVAPADASRINKLLNG; encoded by the coding sequence ATGCCCAAGGCCAAGACCCACAGCGGCGCTTCCAAGCGTTTCCGTAAGACCGGGACCGGCAAGATCGTGCGCCAGAAGGCCGGCAAGCGCCACCTGCTGGAGCACAAGGCCAGCAAGCGCACCCGCCGTCTCGATGGCCGCGCAGTGGTCGCCCCCGCCGATGCGAGCCGTATCAACAAGCTGCTGAACGGCTAA
- the rplT gene encoding 50S ribosomal protein L20 produces the protein MARVKRALNAQKKRRTVLKASKGYRGQRSRLYRKAKEQQLHSLTYAYRDRRARKGEFRKLWISRINAAARANGITYNRLIQGLKAAGVEVDRKNLAEIAVSDAAAFTALVEVAKAALPEDVNAPSGEAA, from the coding sequence ATGGCACGCGTGAAGCGCGCACTCAATGCCCAGAAGAAGCGGCGCACAGTTCTCAAGGCGTCGAAGGGTTACCGCGGCCAGCGTTCGCGGCTCTACCGCAAGGCCAAGGAACAGCAGCTGCACTCCTTGACCTATGCCTACCGCGACCGTCGCGCCCGCAAGGGTGAGTTCCGCAAGCTGTGGATCTCGCGTATCAACGCCGCGGCCCGCGCCAACGGCATCACCTACAACCGCCTGATCCAGGGCCTCAAGGCCGCTGGTGTCGAGGTGGACCGCAAGAACCTCGCCGAGATCGCCGTCAGCGACGCGGCCGCGTTCACCGCCCTCGTCGAGGTCGCCAAGGCCGCACTGCCCGAGGATGTCAACGCACCCTCCGGTGAAGCCGCCTGA
- a CDS encoding TrmH family RNA methyltransferase translates to MSGAATPLTERSNRVAAAIKLQRPAGRRHAARFLAEGSNLVEAALRRGLVEEVFATADALARFSDLLAGAPVFEVTDRAAKALSDTVTPVGLVAVCRLPDTTLVQVLSGAPRLVAVAVETSEPGNAGTLIRLADAMGADAVILAGNSVDPYNGKCLRSSAGSIFGVPVVQAPDTGALITALRDAGLQVLATTLDGETPLPAAELRNPTAWLFGSEAHGLAPEVAAAADHRVTIPMQGSAESLNIAAAAAICLYQSSQAV, encoded by the coding sequence ATGAGTGGCGCAGCCACGCCGCTCACCGAGCGCTCCAACCGGGTGGCTGCAGCGATCAAGCTGCAGCGTCCCGCGGGACGTCGCCACGCCGCACGTTTCCTCGCCGAGGGGTCCAACCTCGTCGAGGCCGCGTTGCGGCGTGGTCTCGTTGAGGAGGTTTTCGCCACCGCGGATGCCCTCGCCCGATTCAGCGATCTGCTGGCCGGGGCACCCGTCTTCGAGGTCACCGATCGCGCCGCGAAAGCCTTGTCGGACACCGTCACCCCGGTCGGGCTGGTCGCGGTGTGCCGGCTGCCCGACACGACGCTCGTGCAGGTGCTCTCCGGTGCGCCGCGTCTGGTGGCGGTGGCCGTCGAGACCTCCGAGCCCGGCAATGCCGGCACCCTGATCCGGTTGGCCGATGCCATGGGCGCCGACGCGGTGATCCTGGCCGGCAACTCGGTGGACCCCTACAACGGGAAGTGCCTGCGATCTTCCGCGGGCAGTATCTTCGGGGTGCCGGTGGTGCAGGCTCCCGATACGGGGGCGCTCATCACCGCGCTTCGGGATGCGGGCCTGCAGGTGCTCGCGACCACGTTGGATGGTGAAACACCTTTGCCCGCAGCTGAATTGAGAAACCCCACAGCGTGGCTGTTCGGTTCCGAGGCGCACGGGCTGGCTCCCGAGGTCGCCGCCGCGGCGGATCATCGGGTGACGATCCCGATGCAGGGCAGCGCCGAGAGCCTCAACATCGCGGCGGCCGCGGCGATCTGTCTGTATCAGAGTTCGCAAGCCGTGTGA
- a CDS encoding acyl-CoA dehydrogenase family protein: protein MLEWSDVDIAVRDAVREFIDKEIRPHIDALEDGELEPYPIVRKLFATFGIDTMAREALERRLSRLRDGSPARETKSSGGMFGGGPDQAGMGFVLIAELCRVSMGLVTGMGVSLGLTVPTIQSRGTLAQQERWLPGLVTYEKIGAWAITEPDSGSDAFGGMKSYVTRDGDEYVLNGQKTFITNGPDADVVVVYAKLDEPGISTRDRKVLTFVLDRGMAGFVQSKPFRKMGIHSSRTGELFFNNVRLGRDRLLGETEGSGDGTDQGRDSARSSFSAERIGVAAMSLGIIEECLRLSVDYAKNRVLWGKEISQFQLIQLKLANMEVARMNVRNMLFRVIESAQKGFPISLSEASAIKWYCSQAATDVAMEAVQLFGGNGYMTEYRVEQLARDAKSLMIYAGSNEVQITHVAKGLLNT, encoded by the coding sequence ATGCTGGAATGGTCTGACGTCGATATCGCCGTGCGCGATGCGGTACGCGAGTTCATCGACAAGGAGATCCGGCCTCATATCGACGCCCTCGAAGACGGCGAGCTGGAGCCCTATCCGATCGTCCGGAAGCTGTTCGCCACCTTCGGAATCGACACGATGGCCAGGGAGGCGCTGGAGCGCCGGCTGTCGCGGCTGCGGGACGGTTCCCCTGCGCGGGAAACCAAGTCCTCGGGTGGCATGTTCGGCGGCGGGCCCGACCAGGCCGGCATGGGGTTCGTCCTGATCGCCGAATTGTGCCGGGTGTCCATGGGTCTGGTGACCGGAATGGGTGTCAGCCTGGGACTGACCGTGCCCACCATCCAGAGTCGGGGCACGCTGGCTCAACAGGAACGGTGGCTGCCGGGCCTGGTGACCTACGAGAAGATCGGCGCCTGGGCCATCACCGAACCCGATTCCGGCTCGGATGCGTTCGGCGGCATGAAGTCCTATGTGACCCGTGACGGTGACGAGTATGTGCTCAACGGGCAGAAGACCTTCATCACCAACGGACCTGACGCCGATGTGGTGGTGGTGTACGCCAAGTTGGACGAGCCTGGTATCTCCACGCGCGACCGTAAGGTGCTGACCTTCGTGCTGGATCGCGGGATGGCCGGCTTCGTGCAGTCGAAGCCGTTCCGCAAGATGGGAATTCACAGCTCGCGCACCGGCGAGCTGTTCTTCAACAACGTCCGGCTGGGCCGGGACCGCCTGTTGGGCGAGACGGAGGGAAGCGGCGACGGTACCGATCAGGGCCGGGACAGCGCACGGTCCAGTTTCTCGGCCGAACGCATCGGGGTGGCCGCGATGTCACTGGGCATCATCGAGGAGTGTCTGCGACTGTCGGTGGACTACGCCAAGAACCGGGTGCTGTGGGGCAAGGAGATCTCCCAGTTCCAGCTGATCCAGTTGAAGCTGGCGAATATGGAAGTTGCGCGGATGAATGTGCGCAACATGCTGTTCCGGGTGATCGAGTCGGCCCAAAAGGGTTTCCCGATCTCTCTGTCCGAGGCGTCGGCCATCAAGTGGTACTGCTCGCAGGCCGCCACCGATGTCGCGATGGAGGCCGTGCAGCTGTTCGGCGGTAACGGCTATATGACCGAGTACCGCGTCGAGCAGCTGGCCCGTGACGCGAAATCGCTGATGATCTACGCCGGGAGTAACGAGGTGCAGATCACGCATGTGGCCAAGGGGCTGCTGAACACCTGA
- a CDS encoding oxygenase MpaB family protein yields MTTAQSHAGTENPAPTATVPLGPDSLTWKYFGDLRTGLLGVWIGSIQNMYPELGAGVEDHSILLREPLQRVARSVYPIMGVVYDGDRAAQTGEQIKSFHHDIKGVDANGRRYHALNPETFYWAHATFFMLIVKTAEYFCGGLTEAEKHQLFDEHVQWYRMYGMSMRPVPATWEDFCAYWDHKCREELEINRATLDIFSIRIPKPWFVLMPTPVWDQLFKPMVGAQRWVAAGLFDPALREKAGMRWTPGDEVVLRLLGKMVELAFVAVPDEIRLHPRALAAYRRASGKVPDDAPLVEAPAFMAPPRDRRGLPMHYQPPHTSLLDRAGSLVHATFSLTGLSRLPSLRSPRKPTGSRRKVA; encoded by the coding sequence ATGACCACAGCACAGTCTCATGCCGGCACGGAGAATCCAGCTCCTACGGCCACCGTGCCACTGGGCCCTGATTCACTGACCTGGAAGTACTTCGGCGATCTGCGCACCGGGCTGCTCGGGGTGTGGATCGGCTCCATCCAGAACATGTATCCCGAACTCGGCGCGGGCGTGGAGGACCACTCGATTCTGCTGCGCGAGCCGCTGCAGCGGGTGGCGCGGTCGGTGTATCCGATCATGGGCGTGGTCTACGACGGCGACCGCGCCGCACAGACCGGCGAGCAGATCAAGAGCTTCCACCACGACATCAAGGGGGTGGACGCCAACGGCCGGCGCTATCACGCGCTGAACCCGGAGACCTTCTATTGGGCCCACGCCACCTTCTTCATGCTCATCGTCAAGACCGCGGAGTATTTCTGCGGTGGGCTGACCGAAGCGGAGAAGCACCAGCTCTTCGACGAGCACGTGCAGTGGTACCGGATGTACGGGATGAGCATGCGGCCCGTCCCGGCCACCTGGGAGGACTTCTGCGCGTACTGGGATCACAAGTGCCGTGAGGAACTGGAGATCAACCGCGCCACGCTGGACATCTTCAGCATCCGCATTCCCAAGCCCTGGTTCGTCCTGATGCCCACACCGGTCTGGGACCAGTTGTTCAAACCGATGGTCGGCGCCCAACGCTGGGTCGCCGCCGGGCTGTTCGACCCGGCACTGCGGGAGAAGGCGGGCATGCGCTGGACGCCGGGTGACGAGGTGGTGCTGCGCCTGCTGGGCAAGATGGTCGAGTTGGCCTTCGTTGCGGTGCCCGACGAGATCCGGCTGCACCCCCGGGCACTCGCCGCCTACCGCCGCGCCTCAGGCAAGGTGCCCGACGACGCGCCGCTGGTGGAGGCACCGGCATTCATGGCACCGCCCCGGGACCGTCGCGGCCTGCCCATGCACTATCAGCCGCCGCACACGTCGCTGCTGGACCGTGCCGGGTCTCTGGTCCATGCCACCTTCTCGCTGACGGGACTCAGTCGTCTCCCCTCACTTCGCTCACCCAGGAAGCCCACGGGCTCCCGACGAAAGGTTGCTTGA
- a CDS encoding adenylate/guanylate cyclase domain-containing protein — MDAEPLDGPSGGIEAVEFPTPVGALGGPLEWLKDTNHHPGVIALIKRMRRALPGDPDFGDPLSAAGVGGPRAAARAADRLLERDAASREVSLGALQVWQALTERVSGRPAYREVTLVFTDLVGFSDWSLRAGDDATLRLLRRVTSVVEPPLLAAGGHIVKRMGDGAMVVFRNPVPAVRAVLTALDAAGSVEVDGYTPTMRAGIHTGRPQRIGSDWLGVDVNIASRVMERATKGGLVVSQSTLDGISDEDFEAMRLAAKRVRKPLFAARPSGVPEDLQMYWVRSRAADPGEDSDDDTAAGG, encoded by the coding sequence GTGGATGCTGAACCGTTGGACGGACCGTCCGGCGGCATCGAAGCGGTCGAATTCCCGACACCGGTGGGTGCGTTGGGCGGGCCGCTGGAATGGCTCAAGGACACCAACCATCACCCTGGGGTGATCGCGCTGATCAAGCGGATGCGCCGAGCGCTGCCCGGCGATCCCGATTTCGGCGATCCGCTCTCGGCTGCCGGTGTCGGCGGCCCGCGAGCCGCGGCCCGGGCCGCGGACCGTCTGCTCGAGCGCGACGCCGCCTCCCGCGAGGTCAGCCTCGGCGCGCTGCAGGTGTGGCAGGCGCTCACCGAACGTGTCTCGGGGCGGCCCGCTTATCGCGAGGTCACGCTGGTCTTCACCGACCTCGTCGGCTTCTCGGACTGGTCGCTGCGTGCCGGTGACGATGCCACGCTGCGACTGCTGCGCCGCGTCACCTCCGTGGTGGAGCCCCCGCTGCTGGCCGCCGGCGGACATATCGTGAAACGGATGGGCGACGGCGCCATGGTGGTGTTCCGGAACCCGGTGCCCGCGGTGCGGGCCGTGTTGACCGCCCTGGATGCGGCGGGCAGCGTCGAGGTGGACGGTTACACGCCGACAATGCGGGCCGGTATCCACACCGGCCGCCCGCAGCGCATCGGCTCGGACTGGCTGGGGGTGGACGTCAACATCGCCTCCCGGGTGATGGAGCGGGCCACCAAGGGCGGGCTGGTGGTGTCCCAGTCGACCCTGGACGGCATCTCCGACGAGGACTTCGAAGCCATGCGGCTGGCTGCCAAGCGCGTGCGCAAGCCACTGTTCGCCGCGAGGCCGAGCGGGGTACCCGAGGATCTGCAGATGTACTGGGTGCGGTCCCGCGCCGCAGACCCGGGCGAGGATTCCGACGACGATACCGCGGCGGGTGGGTAG
- a CDS encoding rhomboid-like protein translates to MPVKWVSGLRVTIGYAAALVAVAAVLAAAGPAVHDRVIRYASTNLHNLAHGRIGTLLGSAFVVDNDGMALWLPGLVCLLAVAELLWRSRTLVLTFLVAHIGATLVIAAALALAVREDWVAHSITRVSDVGMSYGAMGVLGMLTAAIPSRHRPAWVCWWLTLGAVVALSTHDFTDAGHVVALTLGMLVSSRFGAPGLWTGPRLALLTVGSAFGYLVVAASAPAGTAVVASIIAAGAALAAGQRGSVAMIAGWLSRLTGKASPVTSRKKL, encoded by the coding sequence ATGCCGGTGAAATGGGTGTCGGGACTACGGGTGACCATTGGCTACGCCGCCGCGCTGGTGGCCGTCGCCGCGGTGCTCGCGGCGGCGGGGCCCGCCGTCCACGACCGGGTGATCAGGTACGCGAGTACCAATCTGCACAACCTGGCGCACGGCCGCATCGGGACGCTGCTCGGCAGCGCCTTCGTCGTCGACAACGACGGAATGGCATTGTGGCTGCCCGGTCTGGTGTGCCTGCTCGCGGTGGCCGAGCTGCTCTGGCGCAGCCGCACACTCGTGCTGACCTTCCTGGTCGCCCACATCGGTGCCACCCTGGTGATCGCGGCGGCGCTGGCTCTGGCCGTGCGCGAGGACTGGGTTGCGCATTCGATCACCCGGGTCTCCGACGTCGGCATGAGTTACGGCGCCATGGGTGTGCTGGGCATGCTGACGGCGGCGATCCCGTCACGCCACCGCCCGGCGTGGGTGTGCTGGTGGCTCACTCTCGGCGCTGTCGTGGCCCTCAGCACCCACGACTTCACCGACGCCGGGCATGTGGTGGCCCTCACCCTCGGCATGCTGGTGTCGTCGCGCTTCGGCGCCCCGGGTCTGTGGACCGGGCCCCGGCTGGCGCTGCTGACCGTGGGATCGGCGTTCGGTTACCTGGTCGTGGCTGCTTCCGCGCCGGCGGGCACCGCCGTTGTGGCGAGCATCATCGCGGCCGGGGCAGCGCTGGCGGCGGGACAGCGTGGGTCCGTCGCTATGATCGCCGGGTGGCTG